tttaataaaaaataagagcaGATCCTCAGCTAAACCTCTGACAGAGTCGCAGCACTAATAGCAGAAAATGCAGCAGCGACAGAAAGAATCCAAACCTTGTCGGTAGTGTAAGGAACCATGACCACCGTCAACAAATTGCCACCCCGTAATCATCTTTGAAGAAATATTCCGTATGAAGTAATCTTATTCTTAACAGAAGTAAGTAGACCATGAATAGAATCATTTGCAGTGAAATGTGCCCAAATTTCATAAATTAGCTTGTTAATCAGGCATTTAGTGGTTCGTCTTCAggatctctctccttcattgctGTCCAATCTTGTGGTTCTGCAGCAAGATACATCTTAAATTACTAAAGCTCTAACTTTCTAAGCACGgaaatcaattttaaaataataagaTTCGATTTCAAGAAATCACAAAAATCAgtatgtaaaatgaccattgCAAATGATCATATTGCATCAATGTAAACAACAGTACTAACTTGGTTTTTGACTTTCAGCAATGACCAAAAGCCGCCTCTGCAATATGGATGCCACGAAGAGGAAAATGGAACACATGCCGAACATCACTGTTATGGGGAAGGCCTCAACCTGACCAAACCACAAGAAATAAGCTAAGTCAACCTTCCgttaaaaaaaagtcaaaattgGGGAATTGAACCAAAGCTCGGCTCAACTTACGTTGTACAGCACGATGCAGACGAAGATATTTAGAGGTATGCGGAAGAAGTTCATGATTGTGCTACGTGCCTCTTCGGGAATGTATTGTGACCTCATTTTCATGATTGATGGCCAGAAGATCCCGACACAAGCCTCAAATACGCAGAAACCAAGGACCTGGATATACCCGCCAAATGACATACCTTCGCCTTTTACCTTGGATGGCGCTACAAGGAACTATTTTGCACaacaatatattaaaaggcaagGTTAGATAAGGGCATTCAAAAAATTACAAGACAAGAAGAATCAAATTTCATGTAATAAACGTATCAATATAACATACACTGGTCACAATTGGGAGCATGAGTGAGGCAGAAGAGATGGTGAAGACAATCTGCATATAGCTCTCAACTTTGGCAGAACGGGCCAGCAATCGTGATGCAATTGAACTTCCCAACATTGAGGCCAACATGAACGTTGCAAAAATGAAACCATGAGGAATCTCTTCGTCATTTGGACTCAATGCAGGAGTCCACAGAAACACAAATGTATACATGGAACCTTCAAACAAGGACTGTATGGCACCCAGCAATGCAATTTTCTCATCTGTTACAAAATAAGCTGAAATATAAGCCACCTACAAAGCTGATAAATCTTGGGGGGAGGGAGGGCCGGGGAAAAAATTAAGTGACAAATGATTATCCTGATATAAGAGACTGGAGGACGACATGGGTAGCTGAGCAAAATGCAAAGAAGAGTAGAACAATAAAAGCAAGTATCTCATCTTCATTGATCCTTTTTCTACACCTCAAATATATATCAGACACAAGTCACACATTTGGAAATAATATACAGGCATGAAAAATAATGCTTTATTCATTATACCCCTACGGCCTACTTCATGAATCATGTTGAATCATATGAGCAACAATGTGTGACATGTGTCATGATAACAAGGCACGATATACAGAATTCCCTATtgtaaatcatgctaaaatttCAATAGTAAGTGCGGGTCCGGTCATTCTGTCAATAATGGGATTCTGAAGATTTGTACCTTGACAGGCTGAAAAGGTATAACCAAAATACATCCCTGATGCAACAGTGAAGATTGTTTTTGACAATGTgatgaaagaaagaagaaaatacATTTCTTTAATACTAAATTGTAACTGTCAAGTGTCGTtacattttttatattttcaagTATATATCTGTTAACATGACTAATGACTAATTGACACAACTATGGGAAGTGTTACATGGAATTATATTTCAAAAGGGTAAAAGGAAGGGTTTTCAATCAAAAGGGCAAATCTCTTTGGAAGAATTCCTTTCGTCCTCCCCTTGGACTCAGATTCCCTCATGACTACCCCCAATAACAGAAGTCATACAAGAATGAAGCTTTATTGCAGTCATTGGCTACAATACATTAATTCTGGTCACACGCCCGTCAGAACTGCCTCAGTAAAAATATAGCAACTTGGGGTGTATAACACCACCAATAATATGCTTCTTATACACAAAACTCGTTCACACTGAATCACTGAATTTCACCATGATGCATTCAGTTTGCAGAAAATGACACTATTTAAGCAAAATTCATATAAAAAAAACTACAAACTTGGGCTTTAAATTGGGCAAAAGGAAATAGAACTTTACCAGAAGCAATAGCAACGGCAGCACCCTTGAACTGGGTGAGCAAATCTTTATTTTCTGAAGAATCCCCAAAGTTTTCACCCCACGAAGTCAATATGATTATCATACCAATAATAAGGAAGCAGGATGCTGCATCAAATGGAGCAACAGCACCAAGCCCAAAAGTATCAACAAGAAAATTCCCCAATAATCCAGACAAAATGGCAACCAGGCCATTGCCAAAGAAAATGGCTTTGGAGAAAGTCACAGAAAGCCACTGCTGTTCAAATCCTTTCTGCATAAACCACAGCATCATTATGATTAAGATACATCAGTAAGAGAAATTAAAACACGTTAAAAGAAAATAGTCTATTGGTCTTCTTCAGTTCGATTTAACATCATACCTAACAGTTTCTTTCTTGACTGTCCATATAAAATACAACATACTATAGCAAACACACTTCCCACCAGCAAAAACGGATTAAACCACTTTTTCTCTGAAACTCTCACAACATTTTAGTTCGAAAAAGCAACCCATCTCCCCCTAAAAGTTTAAATCTTGCACTTGTTTTGACCAGGTGCTAAATGCAACATGGCAGTCCATTATCAAAAATATTCCTCACCTTATTGTGTTCTGCAACAAGCCACGACTCAAAAGCCGAAAACAGAAGGGAAGTGGCAATGCCTCCCAAAATTCGACCAACCATCAGAATTTTGTATTGAGGGGAATGCTTGGTCATGCAGCTCAAGATGTAAGTAATACAGTAAGTAACACATGCCCTCTTACGTCCCCTAAAAAAAGACCAACTAAATCAGTCAAACCATCAACAGAGCTTAAAAGAACCTGCAAATCATCAATGAGGGTAAGAAAAACCATACTGCTTATCAGCAAGGGACCCGACAATCGTCCCGAACAACATGGAGGATCCAAATCCGGCAATAAAAAGCTGCCCAATCTCTCCCTTGCCAAAACCATAGGTAGTGTAAAGATAGTACACATATGGCCCTTGTAGCCAATCCCCAGCTGTTACCAATGATTTTAAATCAGCTCAATTATTACTCTAAATCCCCACCCCCCCAATTTATAATCTAAACAATATAATACATACCCCCAACATGCCAATTATCCAATCTAATCAGAGAATATcttactaatttaattaatttaaaaaatcaGCACTAAAATACACAATAATAAGTCGATTTCTAACATAAAAGGCACAATCTATAAACCCatttcataacatcattcaaaTAATTCATATAATTCTTAATAAATGGAAGAACCCAATATCAAAGATCTGAAGGTTTAAATATAATATGATCATGAAAAAAATATGAAATGGGGAATTTCTCAATAGGGGAAGAGAGTTTAGATCTGAGGAGATAGAAAGATACCCATCATAAGAGAGTAGACGAGCAAGTAATTATTCTTGAAAGAAGTGAAAGCAGAGGAGGTAGTGATGCGATCTTTGCTGGTTTTGCTGAGCTCTAATGCAGCCACCACTGCAGCCATTGCTCCGAACAGCAGAATATAGAAAATCTCCATTGTTAATACGCTTCTCTCGATCTGCTTCTGTGCTCTGCAATTTGCCGCGCGCTACACTGGGAgtgaggagaggagagagaaggggaATTTATTGAAGGAGTGTGAGTGCCAAAATGAAGGAAAGATTGAGTGTAAAGGGAAAAAGATGAACGCGAAAATGCGATGTGCCTAATTTTCAATTTAGAAGAAAGTATAAAGAGGGGAGATTGGCTTCATAAATActccacaattttttttaatttttttttcttgcttgaaTAGATGGCCATTAATCAACTTTGTTGATTTTGTTATTAGGTTTATTGCATAATTTATGGACTCGCTAGAGTGGtattattttcataaatctTAGGGTAGAGTAATACTTTTATGGAGTAGATGACATTTAAGGCTCTAGAAGTCTAGAATTCTCGACGGTTTAGCTGTATTCAGTTTGTTACACTGTTTTCGAGTTTGTTaaatcaatatggtttaacttcTCACTTGGTCACGTgaaactttgatcattaatttttttttaatgaacaaTTAGTAAAagtgaaaaattgatatttgaaaacaatatatttgaaaattataaaaatattaatatatttgCACGAGTTGTGGGAGAAATTATTCATTGTTTGTATACATTGTAATCCGACACATTGGTACTACTTTGTTGC
This Spinacia oleracea cultivar Varoflay chromosome 6, BTI_SOV_V1, whole genome shotgun sequence DNA region includes the following protein-coding sequences:
- the LOC110796370 gene encoding uncharacterized protein produces the protein MEIFYILLFGAMAAVVAALELSKTSKDRITTSSAFTSFKNNYLLVYSLMMAGDWLQGPYVYYLYTTYGFGKGEIGQLFIAGFGSSMLFGTIVGSLADKQGRKRACVTYCITYILSCMTKHSPQYKILMVGRILGGIATSLLFSAFESWLVAEHNKKGFEQQWLSVTFSKAIFFGNGLVAILSGLLGNFLVDTFGLGAVAPFDAASCFLIIGMIIILTSWGENFGDSSENKDLLTQFKGAAVAIASDEKIALLGAIQSLFEGSMYTFVFLWTPALSPNDEEIPHGFIFATFMLASMLGSSIASRLLARSAKVESYMQIVFTISSASLMLPIVTSFLVAPSKVKGEGMSFGGYIQVLGFCVFEACVGIFWPSIMKMRSQYIPEEARSTIMNFFRIPLNIFVCIVLYNVEAFPITVMFGMCSIFLFVASILQRRLLVIAESQKPKPQDWTAMKERDPEDEPLNA